The Bacteroides fragilis NCTC 9343 genome includes the window AGCTACCTATCCCTCCCTACCTCAACCGGGATACGGAAGAAAGTGATAAGGAGACCTATCAGACAGTCTATTCAAAAATAAAAGGCTCGGTGGCCGCTCCTACGGCAGGTTTACATTTCACCCCTCGTGTACTGGATGCCCTGACCGAAAAAGGGATCGACCTCGAGGAACTGACTCTCCATGTTGGCGCCGGTACTTTTAAACCGGTAAAAAGTGAAGAGATAGAGGGGCACGAAATGCATACGGAATATATATCCGTATCACGCAGTATTATCAAAAAGCTGATAGACCACGACGCTTGTGCCATTGCCGTAGGAACAACTTCTGTGCGTACCCTTGAAAGCCTCTACCACATCGGCGTAACACTGGCTAACAATCCGGAAGCCACAGAAGAGCAATTGCACGTAAAGCAGTGGCAACCTTACGAAACGGAATGTGATGTTCGCCCCGTAGTAGCCTTACAGAAAATATTAGGTTATCTCGACCGACATGGAATGGAGGCACTGCATACCAGTACACAGATCATTATTGCTCCGGGATATGACTATAAGATAGTCAAGGCAATGGTTACCAATTTTCATCAGCCACAGAGCACTCTGCTATTATTGGTTTCGGCATTTGTGAAAGGCAACTGGCATACCATTTATGATTATGCACTCGGACACGATTTCCGCTTTCTGAGTTATGGAGATTCATCTTTATTAATACCTTAAAACATGCAAAGCGATAATAATCAGGAAATGTTCCCCATCGTAGACGAACAGGGAACTATTACAGGAGCTGCTACACGCGGCGAATGTCATAGCGGAAGCAAGCTATTGCATCCGGTTGTCCATCTGCACGTATTCAACTCAAAAGGTGAACTTTACTTGCAGAAGCGCCCTGAATGGAAAGATATACAGCCGGGCAAATGGGATACTTCCGTAGGCGGACACATCGATCTGGGAGAGAGTGTAGAAATAGCTTTAAAGAGAGAGGTCGCCGAAGAGCTGGGTATCACAGACTTCACACCGGAACTCCTGACAAGCTATGTCTTTGAGTCTGCCCGTGAACGGGAATTAGTCTTTGTGCATAAAACGGTGTACGACGGAGAAATACATCCCAGCGATGAATTAGATGGCGGACGTTTCTGGAGCTATGAAGAAATCAAAACGAATTTAGGAAAGGGTGTCTTCACACCGAACTTTGAAAGTGAAATAGATAAAGTAGAGATTTTCTCTTCTACTTCCCCCAAAGAAGCTGTGTAGAGACACTTTTCACCACAGAACACAGAGTAACACAGAGTTTTTTTGTTAATAATCAACAATTTAAGATTGCCACTGTGTTACTCTGTATCTTCTGTGGTGAGTTTTAACACCTTAAATTACTTTTTTTCTATCCAACTGATTATCGTCTCTGAAAAAGGACTCTCTTTGGGAGCTACAAAACCAACCCAATTTCCATTCTCATCAATCATAAACTTCTGAAAATTCCACTGTACCGGCGCATCTTGCTTTCCGTTCAGCTTCTTCTCTGTCAACCAGTGGTAAAGCGGAGCCATATCTTTACCCTTTACCGATATCTTGGCCATTATCGGGAAGGTAACATCATAGTTCACCGAACAAAATTTGGCGATCTCTTCGTTTGTCCCCGGCTCTTGTCCCATGAAGTTATTGGCAGGAAAGCCAATAATCACAAAATTCTGATCTTTATACTGATCATACAACTCCTGCAACTCTGCATATTGCGGAGTCAGTCCACACTTGGAGGCGACATTCACTACCAGCACCTTCTTACCTTTCAGACCTGACAGTGGATACTCTTTGCCATCTATGGTCTTCACTGTGAAGTCATAGAATGATTTATTCTGAGCAGCCATCGACAGTGAAAGTACCAAGGCTGCTACGAAAGAAAAAAATGCTTTCATATCTTATTATTTGGTTTATCAAATAATTAACAAGCAGCCCCGACAGAATGTTTGAAAGCAGCCTACTCTTCAGACATGGAATAAGGTTTAGCTTCTTTGGCAAGCCCCCTCTTTTTATTCGGAGAAGCAGCCATATCAAACTCAAGTGTTCCTCCCGCCAAAAGGTCGGCATGAGTAATATACATCTTATCGTAAACCTTTCCGTTCAGCTTCACCTGCCGGACATAGCAGTTACGATCGCTCACCTTTGGCGCTTTTATTTCGAAAGTGCGGCCATTGGGCAGATTCATACGGATATACGGCAGATAAGGTGCTCCCAATACATATTGGTCAGTACCCGGGCAAACCGGATAAAATCCCATTGCCGTAAAAAGATACCAGACAGACATCTGGCCGCAATCGTCATTGCCGCCCAGGCCGTCAATATCATTTTTATACATCCGGTTCATGACCGTCCGCAGCCAGTATTGCGTCTTCCAGGGTTGGGAAGTCCAAGCATACAGATACGGAATGTGATGACTAGGCTCATTGCCATGTACATACCCTCCCACCAAACTTACTTCAGCAATATCTTCATTCTTTTCGTAATATTTGCGGGGAAGTGCCATTGAGAACAGTGTATCCAACCGACTGACAAACTTCTTCTCACCTCCCATCAAACGAATCAATCCGGCCACATCATGGGGCACGTGGAAAGAGAAATTCCATGAATTTCCCTCTATAAATCCTTCCCCGTAAGTCTGCATTGCATCAAATTCCTTCCTGAACTCTCCGTTGCTATAACGGGGACGGGCAAAACCAACCGAAGTGTCGAAAACATTCCGGTAATTATTCGCCCTTTTCTTATAAAGATCGGCCAACTGGTCGTCTCCCGCCAACAGAGCCGTCCGGTAAATAGTCCAATCGTCATAGGCATATTCCAATGTAGTGGAAGCAGCCGTCCCACTTTGATCGAAAGGTACATAACCCAATCTTTTATAAGCTTCAACTCCTTCGTAATAAGGAACATTAGCTGTATGATCCATTGCCATCAAAGCCTCCCCGACAGATATATCCGCTCCTTTGGCAACCGCATCAGCCAAAGCAGACACTGCATGATAACCGCTCATACACCAGCCTTCATTGCCCATCAGGCTCCAAACCGGCAACATGCCATGTACACTTTGCTGCTGATGACGGATCATAGACTGCACCATGTCCGTATTCTGCCGGGGTTTTAGCAAGTTCAAGAAAGGGTGCTCCGCACGATATGTATCCCATAATGAGAAGATAGTATAATTGGTAAATCCTTCGGAAGTATGGATATTATGATCGAGTCCACGATACCGACCGTCTACATCCATATAAACAGACGGGTTAATCATGGTATGATACAATGAAGTATAAAACATGGCCAACTGATCGAGAGTTCCTTTGGCTTCGAGTACATCCAACTCACGATTCCATGCAGAATTTGCCTCGGCAACCAATTGATTGAAAGTTTTTCCGGCAGCCTCTGCCTGTAAATTCTTTACTGCACCTTCTGTGCTCACAGCCGAAAGAGCGACTTTTATCACTAGCTCCGGATTCTGCCGGGTATCGAAATTAAAGTAAGCCACCAGCTTCCGACCGGTCATTTCCGGGAAATTACGGTCGGTATTAAACCGCCGCCAAAAGCCTTTATACAGAGCTTTCCCTTTATCCATATACCCATAATCCTTGATGGGCTGAGACAAAGAGATGGCAAAATATGTGTAATTGGTACGTGCCCATCCGTTCGTTATACGATAGCCCGTCAGTAATGTGTCATTTTCCACACGTAAATTAGCCCATAGAGTTTTTCCATCATAGTTGTAGATTCCGTGTATCAGGTCAAGAATGATGTGCCCGTCCGCATTATCGGGAAAAGTATATTTATGTATTCCTACCCGTTGAGTAGCTGTCAGTTGTGCCTTTATGCCATAATCAGCAAGTTCCACTTCATAATACCCCGGACGAGCAACCTCTGTGTCATGACTGAAACGGGAGCGGTATCCCTCGTCAGGAGTACCGGCTCTTCCGGGATTCAACTTCAGTTGACCTGTGGCGGGCATAATCAAAATATCACCCAGATCCGAATGTCCCGTACCACTCAGATGGGTATGGCTGAATCCCACAATTGTCGGATCATGATACTGATATCCGGCACAATATTCATACGCATTTTTTTGATAAGTTCCATCTATGTTGTGAGGAATCGTATCTGTATCCGGACTTAACTGTACAAGTCCGAACGGAGCACAAGCACCGGGAAATGTATGCCCCATACCATTGGTTCCGATGATCGGGTTGACAAATGCACATACATCCGGCACTTCTGCCGTCTGCTGGGCCATCACTGTCGTAAATGCCGGAAGGAATGCCAGCAAGGAAAGTACTTTTTTCTTCATAATCTTATCTTTGTGATGTGTTGTTGATATGCAAAGATAGTTTTTTTTCAGCTATTCCAATTCACTTCATCTCCACATTTTGACATTTCACCAGTCAATCTTTCCAACTCACAGTTTTCTGTTAACAATAAATATCCCGGCAACTTACCTTTGTACCGACATTCAAACACTTAAAGACTATGTTTAAAGCCATTGTACGTTTTTCCATAAAAAAGAAATTATTTGTAGGACTTACTACACTCTTCCTTCTTATCGGAGGCATATATGCAATGTTGACTCTGCCGATCGATGCCGTACCGGACATCACCAACAATCAGGTACAGATCGTAACAGTCTCTCCCACACTTGCCCCTCAGGAAGTAGAACAATTAATCACGATGCCCATCGAAATTGCCATGAGCAATATCATGAACGTGGAAGATATTCGTTCGGTAAGTCGCTTCGGATTGTCGGTGGTAACAGTCGTATTTAAAGAAAGCGTACCGACCCTCGATGCCCGACAGTTAATTAACGAACAGATTCAATCGGTAGCCGGAGAAATTCCACCGGAACTGGGCATGCCGGAAATGATGCCCATCACTACCGGATTGGGAGAAATCTATCAGTACATCCTGAAAGTAGAACCCGGCTACGAAGATAAATATGACGCCATGGAACTACGCACCATTCAAGACTGGATGGTGAAACGTCAGTTATCCGGTATACCGGGTATTGTAGAAATCAACAGTTTTGGCGGCTATCTGAAGCAATATGAAGTAGCCGTTGACCCGGATGCCCTTTTTTCATTGAACATCACCATCGGTGAAGTATTCGAGGCGCTGAGTAAAAACAACCAGAACACCGGAGGGAGCTACATCGAAAAAGCCAAAAACGCTTATTACATCCGTTCGGAGGGCATGATCAGCCGCACTAAAGATATCGAGCAGATTGTGGTTGCCAACCGCAACGGCATCCCGGTACACATCAGCGATGTGGGCATTGTCCGTTTTGGAGCACCCAAACGTTTTGGAGCAATGACCAAAGACGGAAAAGGCGAATGTGTGGGAGGTATCGCCATGATGTTGAAAGGGGCCAATGCCAATGTAGTCACACAAGAGCTGGAAAAACGGGTAGAAAAGATACAGAAACTATTACCCGAAGGAGTAAGCATAGAGCCGTATCTGAACCGCTCGGAACTGGTAAACCGGAATATCTCTACCGTAGTGCACAACCTGATTGAAGGAGCTATTATCGTATTTGTGGTACTTATCATCTTTTTGGGCAACATACGTGCCGGACTTATCGTAGCTTCAGTCATTCCGCTGGCTATGCTGTTCGCATTCATCCTTATGCGTATTTTCGGAGTGACAGCCAACCTGATGAGCCTCGGCGCTATTGATTTCGGTATCGTAGTAGACGGTTCCATCGTGATAGTAGAAGGCATACTTGCCCACCTATACAGCAATAAACTGAAAGGACGCACTTTATCGGGAACCGAAATGGACGAAGAAGTGGAGAAAGGTGCTTCGGGTGTAGTACGTTCGGCTACATTCGCCGTATTCATCATCCTGATCGTATTCTTCCCTATACTGACACTGAGCGGAATCGAAGGAAAATATTTCACTCCGATGGCAAAGACATTGGTATTCTGCATTATCGGCGCACTGCTTCTCTCCCTGACTTATGTACCCATGATGGCTTCTCTTTTTTTAAAACACACCATTATGGTAAAA containing:
- a CDS encoding NUDIX hydrolase, whose translation is MQSDNNQEMFPIVDEQGTITGAATRGECHSGSKLLHPVVHLHVFNSKGELYLQKRPEWKDIQPGKWDTSVGGHIDLGESVEIALKREVAEELGITDFTPELLTSYVFESARERELVFVHKTVYDGEIHPSDELDGGRFWSYEEIKTNLGKGVFTPNFESEIDKVEIFSSTSPKEAV
- a CDS encoding glutathione peroxidase: MKAFFSFVAALVLSLSMAAQNKSFYDFTVKTIDGKEYPLSGLKGKKVLVVNVASKCGLTPQYAELQELYDQYKDQNFVIIGFPANNFMGQEPGTNEEIAKFCSVNYDVTFPIMAKISVKGKDMAPLYHWLTEKKLNGKQDAPVQWNFQKFMIDENGNWVGFVAPKESPFSETIISWIEKK
- a CDS encoding GH92 family glycosyl hydrolase, translating into MKKKVLSLLAFLPAFTTVMAQQTAEVPDVCAFVNPIIGTNGMGHTFPGACAPFGLVQLSPDTDTIPHNIDGTYQKNAYEYCAGYQYHDPTIVGFSHTHLSGTGHSDLGDILIMPATGQLKLNPGRAGTPDEGYRSRFSHDTEVARPGYYEVELADYGIKAQLTATQRVGIHKYTFPDNADGHIILDLIHGIYNYDGKTLWANLRVENDTLLTGYRITNGWARTNYTYFAISLSQPIKDYGYMDKGKALYKGFWRRFNTDRNFPEMTGRKLVAYFNFDTRQNPELVIKVALSAVSTEGAVKNLQAEAAGKTFNQLVAEANSAWNRELDVLEAKGTLDQLAMFYTSLYHTMINPSVYMDVDGRYRGLDHNIHTSEGFTNYTIFSLWDTYRAEHPFLNLLKPRQNTDMVQSMIRHQQQSVHGMLPVWSLMGNEGWCMSGYHAVSALADAVAKGADISVGEALMAMDHTANVPYYEGVEAYKRLGYVPFDQSGTAASTTLEYAYDDWTIYRTALLAGDDQLADLYKKRANNYRNVFDTSVGFARPRYSNGEFRKEFDAMQTYGEGFIEGNSWNFSFHVPHDVAGLIRLMGGEKKFVSRLDTLFSMALPRKYYEKNEDIAEVSLVGGYVHGNEPSHHIPYLYAWTSQPWKTQYWLRTVMNRMYKNDIDGLGGNDDCGQMSVWYLFTAMGFYPVCPGTDQYVLGAPYLPYIRMNLPNGRTFEIKAPKVSDRNCYVRQVKLNGKVYDKMYITHADLLAGGTLEFDMAASPNKKRGLAKEAKPYSMSEE
- a CDS encoding S-adenosylmethionine:tRNA ribosyltransferase-isomerase yields the protein MKENPKHIRISEYNYPLPDERIAKFPLPVRDQSKLLIYRHGEVSEDVFTSLPEYLPAGSLMIFNNTKVIQARLHFRKETGALIEVFCLEPIQPNDYVLNFQQTEHAAWLCMVGNLKKWKDGPLCREMTVKGFPITLTATRGECRGTSHWIDFRWDNPEVTFADILEVFGELPIPPYLNRDTEESDKETYQTVYSKIKGSVAAPTAGLHFTPRVLDALTEKGIDLEELTLHVGAGTFKPVKSEEIEGHEMHTEYISVSRSIIKKLIDHDACAIAVGTTSVRTLESLYHIGVTLANNPEATEEQLHVKQWQPYETECDVRPVVALQKILGYLDRHGMEALHTSTQIIIAPGYDYKIVKAMVTNFHQPQSTLLLLVSAFVKGNWHTIYDYALGHDFRFLSYGDSSLLIP